In the genome of Streptomyces collinus, one region contains:
- a CDS encoding MmcQ/YjbR family DNA-binding protein: MTPQELRAFCLSFNAAVEDFPFSPEISVFKVRGKLFALSFLDARPLKANLKCDPDEAVRLRGEYEGLIVPGWHMNKRHWNTVTVDGGLPDQLVRELIEDSYDLVVAGLPRADRLRLDRP; encoded by the coding sequence GTGACCCCGCAGGAGTTGCGCGCGTTCTGCCTGTCGTTCAACGCGGCGGTGGAGGACTTCCCGTTCAGCCCGGAGATCTCGGTCTTCAAGGTCCGGGGCAAGCTCTTCGCCCTGTCGTTCCTCGACGCGCGCCCCCTGAAGGCCAACCTCAAGTGCGACCCGGACGAGGCGGTCCGCCTGCGCGGCGAGTACGAGGGCCTCATCGTCCCCGGCTGGCACATGAACAAGCGCCACTGGAACACGGTCACGGTCGACGGCGGCCTCCCGGACCAGCTGGTCCGGGAGCTCATCGAGGACTCGTACGACCTGGTCGTGGCGGGCCTGCCCCGAGCGGACCGCCTGCGCCTCGACCGGCCCTGA